The Cloeon dipterum chromosome 3, ieCloDipt1.1, whole genome shotgun sequence genome includes a region encoding these proteins:
- the Hou gene encoding glucose-induced degradation protein 8 homolog, giving the protein MSSNYLDNLASSRENWLNKLEGLNINRTDMNKLIMNYLVTEGFKEAAEKFKQESGVEPTVDLNSLDHRIRVRDAIQAGNIQAAVAMVNELHPELLDNDRFLYFHLQQLQLIELIRAGRVEEALGYAQEHLCEAAEEDKAVLSELERTLALLGFEQPEQCPFSDLLQPAHRQKVASELNAAILRMEDQEATSPKLADLLRLILWAQEELDKKKIKYPKMVDLADAKIDKVDMSK; this is encoded by the exons ATGAGCAGCAACTACCTGGATAATTTAGCCAGTTCAAGAGAGAACTGGCTCAATAAACTTGAGGGATTGAACATCAACCGCACAGACATGAACAAACTTATCATGAACTACCTTGTCACTG AGGGGTTTAAGGAggctgctgaaaaattcaaacaagaGTCTGGTGTGGAGCCAACAGTCGATTTGAACTCGCTAGACCACCGAATTCGCGTTCGGGACGCCATCCAAGCAGGAAACATCCAGGCTGCCGTCGCCATGGTCAACGAACTGCACCCTGAGCTGCTGGACAATGACAGATTCCTCTATTTCCATCTTCAG CAATTGCAACTGATCGAATTGATCAGGGCAGGACGCGTCGAGGAAGCGCTTGGTTATGCCCAGGAGCACTTGTGTGAGGCTGCTGAAGAAGACAAAGCTGTTCTCTCTGAACTGGAGCGAACACTTGCCCTTCTCGGCTTTGAGCAGCCAGAACAATGCCCTTTCAGTGATTTGCTGCAGCCAGCACACAGGCAAAAG GTTGCCAGTGAACTGAACGCGGCGATTTTGCGCATGGAAGACCAAGAGGCAACCTCTCCCAAGCTGGCTGACTTGTTGAGGCTGATTCTGTGGGCGCAGGAGGAGCTGGACAAGAAGAAAATCAAGTATCCAAAAATGGTGGACCTGGCCGACGCTAAAATAGACAAAGTGGACATGTCTAAGTGA
- the Nup35 gene encoding nucleoporin NUP35 translates to MEPMALGSPGNVSPAFVPGFLMGDPTSATNKNPSSLEKSNTPTSTQTTRRVSFAPDVYSHSGQLNSPYSGSPLNPLRARLAGNAQAGAASPQKRGPPIMSLSDVTNTSFQNQSILSQQNASFSSNQSLAFNQSQLSNTSFGQSLNNTSIRTAENMVSPSFSDWDTNDENKEGEHWVTVFGFPFTMVPAVLTWISSCGNIVVRHVPTSPKANWLHLRFANPAEARRALGRHGGLLGLDTMIAVVPCTDRAIVQGWRNKMMSSPGPNNSFSEAGGTFIYSSSAANTSCLNSPVYGSPLNSSIRSLAASPDISVESSVLPRKSTGVVSKAMDYVFGW, encoded by the exons ATGGAACCAATGGCACTAGGATCCCCTGGCAATGTGAGCCCAGCTTTTGTACCAGGATTTCTGATGGGAGATCCCACATCAGCAACAAACAAG AACCCATCCTCtcttgaaaaatcaaacactCCAACTTCAACGCAGACAACACGCAGAGTGTCTTTTGCTCCTGACGTGTACTCGCACAGTGGCCAACTCAACTCGCCCTACTCAGGGTCCCCGCTCAATCCACTTAGAGCACG TTTGGCTGGAAATGCACAGGCCGGTGCTGCTTCGCCTCAAAAACGAGGGCCTCCAATAATGAGCTTGAGCGACGTTACAAACACTTCATTCCAAAATCAGAGCATCCTGAGCCAGCAAAACGCAAGCTTTTCTTCCAATCAGAGCCTGGCCTTCAACCAAAGCCAGTTGAGCAACACCAGTTTTGGACAAAGTCTGAACAACACCTCTATTAGAACTGCAGAGAATATGGTGTCGCCCTCATTCAGTGATTG GGATACAAATGACGAAAACAAGGAAGGCGAGCACTGGGTCACTGTTTTTGGATTCCCCTTTACAATGGTACCTGCTGTACTGACGTGGATCTCCAGCTGCGGAAACATTGTTGTGCGGCACGTGCCAACTTCTCCCAAGGCCAATTGGCTTCACCTGAGATTTGCCAACCCTGCAGAGGCCAGGCGAGCGCTCGGTCGACACGGCGGTCTCCTTGGGCTTGACACTATGATTGCTGTGGTTCCTTGTACAGATAgg GCTATTGTGCAAGGGTGGAGGAACAAGATGATGTCGTCTCCTGGGCCAAACAACAGCTTTTCAGAAGCTGGCGGCACTTTCATTTACTCCTCCTCGGCAGCTAACACGTCCTGCCTCAACTCGCCAGTCTATGGCAGCCCGTTGAACTCCAGTATTAGATCACTTGCTGCCAGCCCAGATATTTCT GTGGAGTCGTCAGTTCTTCCGAGAAAATCTACTGGCGTGGTTTCCAAAGCTATGGATTATGTTTTTGGAtggtaa
- the LOC135939723 gene encoding protein FAM32A-like, whose product MEDEYAAFAGGKLKIKKNEGVESASKKKKRKDKHKKKLELRIPKIVEAAKSSEDDADSRDAADNPSNPERRYTKAELAFKKQQEKIQSERIHNKAMKTHKQRVEEFNRHLDNLTEHFDIPKVSWTK is encoded by the exons ATGGAAGATGAATATGCGGCTTTCGCAGGAGGAAAACTGAAGATAAAGAAAAACGAAGGAGTTGAAAGTGCTTCCAAAAA GAAGAAGAGGAAGGACAAGCACAAGAAGAAATTAGAGCTGCGAATACCTAAAATAGTTGAGGCAGCTAAAAGTAGTGAGGATGATGCGGATTCGAGGGATGCGGCTGACAACCCTAGCAACCCCGAAAGAAGGTACACCAAAGCTGAACTGGCCTtcaaaaagcagcaagaaaaaatt CAAAGTGAGCGTATCCACAACAAGGCGATGAAAACCCACAAACAACGAGTAGAAGAATTCAATAGACACCTCGACAATCTCACAGAGCACTTTGATATCCCCAAAGTTTCATGGACAAAATGA